Below is a window of Deltaproteobacteria bacterium DNA.
TTTTGCGAGTGAGTGCAATCCTTCACACTTCCTTCAGAGATCTGAAGTTACGCTGGGGCCCATGAACCTCCGGCCCGCCCTCGCCTTCCTCGCTGCCACCACCCTCGCCTGCGGCTCCAGCACCAGTGGCTCCAGCGCATCGAGCGGCTCGAGCTCATCGACGTCGACATCGTCCACGACGAGCGCATCGAGCACCTCGACCGGCTCGACCACGGCCAGCAGCTCGACGAGCTCCGGCAGCTCGACCGCGTCGGGGAGCGGCAGCGGCACGACGGGCTCGACGTCGGCCAGCAGCGGCTCCGGCTCCAGCGGCGGAACCACTTCGAGCTGTCCGCTGACCGTCGACACCTCGCCCACGAGCACCGTCACCAACGGCTGCACCCTGCTCTCCCGCGACACCTCCAGCTGTCAGGCCGCGCGCAGCGCACAAGGCTTGAGCGGCGCGTGGCTCGAGTTCTCGTGCCGGGTGACGCTCACCAAGACGACCGTGAACGGCAAGGATGTGGTGACCATCGCCACCGACAGCCAGCCGGACTACGTGAGCAACTACTTCGCGACGTCGAGCCCGTGCTACGCGGCGTTCAGCCCGTCGTTCCCGGACCCGAACCAGATCTCCGCGCAGTCGCTGAGCATCAACGTGCCGCTCGCGCCGGACACCACGCAGACCGCGATGGGACTCGGGCCCGTGGGCGTGGCGATCAACGGCGTGGCCATCTTCGACAACCAGGCCGCGCCCGGCGACGACATCTTCCAGGAGTCGGGCTCGTTCGATCAGTGCCAGGGCCACCCCGCGCCCGGCGGCGTGTACCACTACCACTCGGAGCCGTACGCCATCAGCTCGGCGGACAGCGAGCTCATCGGCGTGCTCAAGGACGGCTACTTCGTCTACGGCCAGCTCGACGCCGACGGCTCCACGCCCACCCTCGACGCCGCTGGCGGCCACACCGGAACCACGCCCGACAGCCCGAGCACGCCCGTGTATCACCACCACTTGAACCTGCAGATCTCGACCAACACGGGCACCGCAGGCGAGCGCGTGGAGTTCATCACCACGGGCACCTACGCGGGGACGCCGGGATGAGCCCGCAACGGCGACCTCCGAGCCCAGAGGACAGTGCCGAGTTCGAGCGCATTCGCACGTTGATGCAGCGCCGTGAGGCCGTGTTTGTGTTTGGATCGAACCACGCCGGCCGCCACGGCAAGGGCGCAGCGAAGGAGGCCGAGGCAAAATACGGCGCGAAGCGCGGCCAGGGCGAAGGCCTTGCAGGTCGCTCGTACGGCGTGCCCACGAAGGACGCCAAGCTCCGGACGCTCACGCTCGATGAAGTTCGAGCCCACGTCGAGCGCTTCATGGAGTTCGCGCGCGAGCGGCAAGATCTCGTCTTCGCGGTTACGCGGGTGGGCTGTGGGCTTGCAGGATTTCGCGACGAGGACATCGCGCCGCTGTTCGCGAACTCACCGCGCAACTGCGAGCTGCCGCGCGAGTGGTTGAAGATGGTCGGGCGCTGAGGTGGTGCCCGCTCAAGTGTCGTACTCGCCGCTGTCGAACGGCTCGTGGAACGCCATGTAGTTCCCCGGCAGGAGCTCGACCCACCAGGTCTCGTCCGGATCGTCGTCGGGTGGCCGCGGGATGAGCCCAAACTCGAGGCCGAAGCGGGCCACGCTGAAGGGCCGCACCTCGATGCGACAGCGCTCGTAGTCACCGAGCTCCGCGAGGCACGTCTGGATGGTGCGCAGCCGCAGCTCGATGTCGCCGTCTCCTTCCTCGTGGACCCAGGGATCGATGCGCGCGTCGACGAGCCGGCCGTCCGCGTCGAACTGATAGAGCGCGATAAACTCACGCCGCGGCTGACCGTCGCCCGCCGGCACGAACGGCGTGGTGAGGAAGAATTGCCTGCCCGTCGCCGTCTGACCCACGAACTCCGCGTGGTAGTCGTCGGGCTCGATGGCGATTTTCACAGGGGGCTGGCTGGGCATGTGCCGGGTGCCGCGTCCGAGTTGCCCCCGCGGTTGAGCATACCGGGTGGCGCGTCGAAGTCACGACACGGCGCAAGCGCAAATGAACAACGGCGGCTATCCCCCCAGGAGCACCACGGTCGACTCCACGTGCGCGCCGCTGCCATCCGTTGCGCGGACCGTGAGCGATCGCGCGCCCTGCTGGCCCGGCAGGCTCTCGACGACGAACGGAATCTCGCGCTGCTCGAAGCCCTGCAGCGGCACGTCGACCATCGCGCCTTCCACACGAGCGCCCGTCGGCAGCACGTACTCGAGGTGCAGGGTGCGCGGCGCGTCGCCCTTGTTGCTCACGTGGAGCAGGAAGCGGTTCACCACCAGGTCGCCCACGCGCTCGTAGGGCGCGCGCTGCGCTCGCGCGAGCGAGGCGCCGAACGCGCTCCGTCCCGACACCGCGAGGGTGAGCGCCACCAGCCCTGCAACCATGGCCACCGCATATCCAGCGAGGCGCGGCCGCAGGAAGCGCCGCGGCTTGTGCTCCAACCCCGCCTGCGAGTCGTAGCGAATGAGCCCGGCCGGCCTGCCAATCTTGAGCATCACCTCGTTGCACGCGTCGACGCAGTGCGCGCAGCCCACGCACTCGAGCTGCAACCCATTGCGGATGTCGATTCCGGTGGGACAGACCTGCACGCAGCGCTTGCAATCCACGCAGTCGCCCGCACCCACGGTGCCGCGACGGGCGCGCGGCTCACCCCGAAGGCCGTCGTAACCCACGATGAGCGTGTCGCGGTCGGCGAGGACAGACTGTAGCCGCCCGTACGGGCAAATCACCACGCAGATCTGCTCCCGGAACCATGCAAAATCGAAATAAATGATACCCGTGATTGCCGCCATCCACAGGAACGCGCCCCAGTTCTCGAGCGGGGGCCGGCGCGCCATGCGGAGGACCTGGTCGAGGCTGGCGAAGTAGGAAATGAAGATGTTGGCAATCAGGAAAGCGCTCAGCACGAAGAGGAAGTGCTTGAGCCCGAACCGTGCGGCGCGACCCGCCGTCCACGGCCCGCGCTCACGCGCCACCCGCGCGCCCGGCCGTCCTTCCACGAGCGTCTCGATGCGGCGCGCCACGCCCTCGAGAAAGACCGTCTGCGGGCACGCGTAGCCGCACCACACCCGGCCCACCAATGCGCTGAGCACGATGAGCGCAAAGCCGATCCCGCTGACGACGAAGAACGCGAGATAGAAGTCGCTCGAGTTGAAGGCGAGCCCGAAGAAGAAGAAGTGCCGGTGCTCGATATCCACGAAGACCAGCGGCTCGCCGTGGAAGCGAATCCACGGCAGCGCGGCATAGACGAGTATCAACACGGGATAGAGCCAGCGCTGCAGCCCGGTGTACCGGCCAGCCGACTCCGCGGGGTGCAGCTTGACGCGCTTCCCGTCGGGCCGGAGCGACTGGCTCGTCAGCGCGCTCCCCAATTGGCGGACCGGCGCGTTCACGGCGTCGGCGCAACCGTGGCAGCGAGGACCGGCCTGGGCACGTCGACTTCGGCATGCGGCGCCGCGCTCGGGCTCGCCTCCGCCTTGTCCTCCTGCCCTTCCGGCGCTCGACCGGGAACGTTCGTGTTCCGCAGCGTGAGGACGTACGCGGTGAGCTCCTGCACCTTCGCGGGGCCGAGCGTCGGCTTCCAGGCAGGCATCCCCTTCATCACCCAGCCATTGGAGATGGTCTTGTAGATGTCCGTGGGCTTGCCACCGTGGAGCCAATAGTTATCAGTCAAATTCGGCCCAATCTTCCCTTCGCCCTTGGCGCCGTGACAGACCACGCAGGTCGTCGCGAAGGTCGCTGCGCCCTTGGCCGCCGAGGGCCCCTTGCTCATCGCCAGCAAGCTCTCGTCGCTCACGTCGCCGTCGGACTTGATGCCTTCCTTCTTGGCCTGCTCCGACTGGTAGTGCTCCAGCGGCAGCTCGCCAAGATGGTAGACGTGAAAGTACTCCCAATATCCAAATGCGAAGACCATGGCGCCGAAGAGTGTCGCCAGCCACCAGCGCGGGAGGACGTTGTCCTCCTCTTGAATGCCATCGTACTCGGGCGCGGGATTCGGGTTGTCACTCATGACTGGCTCCGGGAGTGGGGTTCTCGTCGTGAAGGAGCGGCAGGGCGCTCGCGGCGACGTGGGCGCTCGGCCCCCGGCGCCAGGCGCGCACCGCGGCCATCACGAAGACGACGGCAAACAGCGCCATCGACAGAATCGGAAGAAGCAGGAGCTCATTTCCTGCATAGAACGCGTGGTACATCACAGTCCTCCGGGCGTGGCGAGCGACACCTTGGCGGCGTCGTCGACCGGCGGCGCCTTGCCGAGCCGCTGCAGGTAGGCAATCAGCGCCACCATCTCCGAGTTCCACTTCACGTCGTTGCCGGTCTTGGCGAGGTCGGCCGTGATCTCCTTGGCCTGGCGCTCGAGGTCGACGTTTCCACCCGACACCTGGTCCGAGGTGTAGGGCACCCCGAGCGTGCGCATCGCGTTCAACTTTTTAGTCGTATTCGTGAGGTCGAGCTCCTTGTCGACCATCCACGCGAACGACGGCATGTTCGAGCCCGGCGTGATCGCACGCGGGTCCTTCAGGTGCTCGAGGTGCCAGAGGTTGGGGTACTTGCCGCCCACGCGCGCGAGGTCCGGACCGGTGCGCTTGGAGCCCCACTGGAAGGGGTGGTCGTAGAACGAGTCCGCGATGGTGCTCGGCTCACCGTAGCGCGCGGTGTCGCCCGGCAGCGGGCGAATCATTTGTGAGTGGCAGTTGTAACAACCCTCGCGGATATACAAATCACGGCCCTGCAGCTCGAGCGCGGTGTACGGCGCGGGCGGCCGCGTTCCCTCGGGCAGCTTGTGGTTGAGCACCAGGGTGGGCACGAGCTCGGCCACACCGCCGATGAGCACGGCGATGAGCACGAAGGTCACGAAGATGAGCGGCTTGCCCTCGAGCATGCGGTGCCAGGCGCTCTTTCCAAGCGCGTCGCCGCCGCCGCTCTTGAGTACCGTCACCCCGACGAGCAATGCGACGCCAAGGCCCGCGCCCACGTAGATGGCGTTCGTCACCTTGTCGGTAATCCCCAGTCCGATGAGCACGAAGAGGCCCGTGAAGATGATCGCGATGGGACGCGACCCGAGCAGCTCCTTCCACGACGGCCCAGGCACTGCGGGCTCCTCCACGACCGTCACCTGCGCATCGACCGCCTTGCCGCTGCGAATCGTGGCCACGAGGTTGTAGGCCATGACCAGGTAGCCGGCGAGGTAGAGCGTGCCGCCGAGCGCCCGAGTGATGTACAGCGGGCGGATGGCGATCAGCGTCTCCACGAAGCTCGGATAGGCGAGCGCGCCGTCGGGCGTGGTGGCCTTGAGCATCAGGCCCTGGGAGATGCCGCTGATCCACATCGACACGACGTAGATGAGAATGCCCAACGTGGCGGTCCAGAAGTGCGCGTTGGCCAGGCCCACACTCTTGAGCTTGGTATTCCAGAGCCGCGGCACCAGCCAATAGAGCAGGCCCGCGGCCATGAAGCCGTTCCAGCCCAGGGCGCCGCTGTGCACGTGGCCGATGATCCAGTCGGTGTAGTGCGCGAGCGCGCTCACGCTCTTGATGGAGAGCAGCGGGCCTTCAAACGTCGCCATTCCATAGAAGGTCAGCGCGGCCACGAAGAACTTGAGAACCGGGTCGGCGCGCACGCGATCCCAGGCGCCGCGGAGCGTGAGCAGCCCGTTGAGCATGCCGCCCCAGCTCGGCGCCCAGAGCATGAGGCTGAAGACCATGCCCAGCGACTGCGCCCAGTCTGGAAGCGCGGTGTAGAGCAGGTGGTGCGGCCCCGCCCAGATGTACATGAACACCAGCGCCCAGAAGTGGATGATCGACAATCGATAGGAATAGACCGGGCGCTCCGCTGCCTTCGGCAGGAAGTAGTACATAATTCCCAGGATGGGCGTGGTAAGGAAGAACGCCACGGCGTTGTGGCCGTACCACCACTGAATGAGCGCATCTTGCACGCCCGAGTAGAGCGAGTAGCTCTTGCCTGCGCCGATGGGCAGCGCCAGGTTGTTCACGATGTACAGAACCGCGATGGTGACGATGGTCGAGATGTAGAACCAGATCGCCACATACAAATTCTTCTCGCGGCGCACACCGAGCGCCCAGAAGAAGTTGATGGCGAACGTCACCCAGATGAGCACCACCGCGAGGTCGATGGGCCACTCGAGCTCGGCGTACTCCTTGGCCTGGGAGATGCCGAGCGGCAGGGTCACCGCGGCGGCCACGATGATGAGCTGCCAGCCCCAGAAGTGCAGATTGGAGAGAAAGTCGCTCGGCATGCGCGTCTTCAGCAGCCGCTGCGTGGAGTAATAGATACCCGCGAACATCATGTTGCCCACGAACGCGAAGATGGCCGCGTTGGTGTGCAGCGGCCGCAGCCGCCCGAAGGAGAGGAAGCTCAGCCCGAAGTTGAGCTGCGGGAAGGCGAGCTGCGAGGCGATGAAGAGGCCCACCAGCATGGCCACCGCGCCCCAGACGATGGTGGCCAGCGCGAACTTGCGGACGACGGCGTCGTCGTAGGTGATGGTCGTCGTTGTGGCGGCGGTGCTCACGGCTGCTCCCGGGTGGTGGGGGTTTCTTCGTCGGCGAACGGCAGGAGGGCCAGGCGCTCAGCCTGCTGGTGATCGCGGTGGCGGACGCTGTAGCCAAAGAGGATCAGCGACCCACAGACGAGCATCAGGCTCACGAAGACCATCAAGGGGATGGCGTTCATGCGTGCGCCTCCGAGATTCCCGCAGGCGCGGGGGGATGCGAGGGTGATGCCAGCGCGCGGATCACGCGGGAGGCGCGCAGCGTGTAGAGGAGGATGAGCAGCGAGCTCGCAGGCATGGCCACCGCGGCCGAGAGCGGTGAGACGCGCCCCAGCATCGACATGCCCAGCGCCAGCGCGTTGTAGCCCAGCGCAAAAACCAGGATGGTTCGCGTGGTGCGACGCAGCCTTTGCGTCACCTCGAGCGCCTCGCGAATGCAGGCCAGGCCCGGGGTGAGAAAGTAGAAGTCGGCGCGCGCGGCGAGCGTGGGTCGGTCGATGGCCGGGGTGCCGCTGCAGAGCGCCTGGTCGATGGCGAGCGCGTCATTGATGCCGTCGCCCACGAGCAGCGTGTCGCGGTCGCCGTGGTGCTCGCGCAGCCACGCGGCCTTCCCCTCGGGCGAGAGGCCGCCGACCGCGCGGTCCCGTGGGACGCCGAGGGCGCGCGCCACGCGGGCCACGCGCTCGGGCGCGTCGCCGCTGAGGATGGCCACGTCGACGCCTGCGGCCTGAAGCCGGCTCACCTCGGCGACGGCGTCCGCGCGGAGCTGCTCTTCCAGCTCGAGCTCGGCGCGCAGCTCCCCGTTCACCTCGAAGCTCACGCGATCACCGCGCGGACCGGCGCTGCGTCCAAGGCGCGCGCGCAGCGTGCCATCCAGCTCCGTGCCCTGCCCTGCCACTTCCCGGATCGGCAGCGACGGGTCGAAGCGTTGGGCATCGGCGGGCAGCGCGCGCACCACGCACTGGCTCCCGGGGTGCGCGCTGCGGCACGCGAGGTTGTACAGAATGGCCCGCTCGTCACTCGTGAGCGCCTGCAGCGCGGACGGATTGGCCACGCGCAGCGTGCCGAGGGTGAGCGTGCCGGTCTTGTCGAAGGCCACGCGACGCACGCGCGCGGCTCGATCGAGGAACGACTCGCGAACCACGAAGAGCCCCTCGCGCCGCAGCCGCAGCGCCGCGAGCTGGTACGCGAGCGGAATGGCGAGGCCCAGCGCGCACGGACAGGTCACCACCAGCACCGCCGTCGCCGACTGCACCGCCGGCTCGAGGCCGTGGCCAATCCAGATCGCAAACGCCGTCGCCGCGAGGCCGAGCACTGCGGGCACGTAGGCACGGCCGACCCACGAGAGCAGCGCGCCGTACGAACCGGGCTCACCCTCGCGCTCGGGCGCAGTGAGCAGCGGAAGCAGCGCGGAGCCCTGGAAGGGCTCCTCCGCAACCAGCCGCAGCGCGCGTGCCGAAGCGTTGAACGCGCCCGCGGGAACGCGCGTGCCTTCGGCCAGTTCGCGCGGCACCGACTCGCCATTGATCCAGTCGAAGGAGAACGACGCCTTCTCGTCGAGCAGGGTCGCGGCGGTCACCAGCAAGTCGCCGGCAGGCAGCAGCAGCGCGTCGCCGCGCTCCACCCTTGCGGCGGGGACCGTCGTCACCCGGCCGTTCTCGAGCCGTCGCGCGAAGAGCCCCGCGATGCCGTCATCGGCCAGCAGCCGCCGACGGTTCTGCACCAGCACCCGGCGCTGGAGCCAGCGCCCCACGAGCATGAGCGTGGTGAACGTGGCCACGGAGTCGAAGTAGGCGAAGGTGTCGCCCTGGCGGCTGCTCATCACCAGCGAGCCCGCGTACGCGAGCAGCATCCCCATGGAGATGGGGAGCTCGAAGGTGATCAAGCCGCGCCGGAGCCCACGCAGCGCGCGCGAGAAGAACTCCCAGCCACCCACGATCACCACCGCGCCGCTGAGCAGCAGGGTGAGCGCGCGCATCAGCGAGAAGGCGAGGCCATCGCGCGGCGTGAGCCCGAAGTAGAACGACGCGCTGAACACCATGGTGTTCAGCGTGAGCGCCGCGCAGATACCGAGCCGGGTGAGCGTGGCGTCGGAGGTGTCTGCCTCGTCCTTGAGCTGCGGTCCGGCCTCGTAGCCGAAGCGCGCGAGCTCGCGCACGAACGCACCCACGTCGGTCGCAGGCTCAAACGTGAGGTGCACGCGACCCACGCCAGGCTCCACGCGCGCGTCGAGCGCCCCCGGGAGGCGCTTGAAGAGCTTCTCGATGAGCCACACGCAGGCGCTGCAGCGGATGCCTTGGACGTCGAGGGTGAGCCGCACCGGTCCGGACGCGGCCGAGGCGCGCGCTGCCGCCAGCGGTGCCTCGAGCCAGGCCAGGTCGCGCGGTCGC
It encodes the following:
- a CDS encoding c-type cytochrome — translated: MSDNPNPAPEYDGIQEEDNVLPRWWLATLFGAMVFAFGYWEYFHVYHLGELPLEHYQSEQAKKEGIKSDGDVSDESLLAMSKGPSAAKGAATFATTCVVCHGAKGEGKIGPNLTDNYWLHGGKPTDIYKTISNGWVMKGMPAWKPTLGPAKVQELTAYVLTLRNTNVPGRAPEGQEDKAEASPSAAPHAEVDVPRPVLAATVAPTP
- a CDS encoding YHYH protein, whose amino-acid sequence is MNLRPALAFLAATTLACGSSTSGSSASSGSSSSTSTSSTTSASSTSTGSTTASSSTSSGSSTASGSGSGTTGSTSASSGSGSSGGTTSSCPLTVDTSPTSTVTNGCTLLSRDTSSCQAARSAQGLSGAWLEFSCRVTLTKTTVNGKDVVTIATDSQPDYVSNYFATSSPCYAAFSPSFPDPNQISAQSLSINVPLAPDTTQTAMGLGPVGVAINGVAIFDNQAAPGDDIFQESGSFDQCQGHPAPGGVYHYHSEPYAISSADSELIGVLKDGYFVYGQLDADGSTPTLDAAGGHTGTTPDSPSTPVYHHHLNLQISTNTGTAGERVEFITTGTYAGTPG
- a CDS encoding cytochrome oxidase, with amino-acid sequence MNAIPLMVFVSLMLVCGSLILFGYSVRHRDHQQAERLALLPFADEETPTTREQP
- the ccoN gene encoding cytochrome-c oxidase, cbb3-type subunit I, giving the protein MSTAATTTTITYDDAVVRKFALATIVWGAVAMLVGLFIASQLAFPQLNFGLSFLSFGRLRPLHTNAAIFAFVGNMMFAGIYYSTQRLLKTRMPSDFLSNLHFWGWQLIIVAAAVTLPLGISQAKEYAELEWPIDLAVVLIWVTFAINFFWALGVRREKNLYVAIWFYISTIVTIAVLYIVNNLALPIGAGKSYSLYSGVQDALIQWWYGHNAVAFFLTTPILGIMYYFLPKAAERPVYSYRLSIIHFWALVFMYIWAGPHHLLYTALPDWAQSLGMVFSLMLWAPSWGGMLNGLLTLRGAWDRVRADPVLKFFVAALTFYGMATFEGPLLSIKSVSALAHYTDWIIGHVHSGALGWNGFMAAGLLYWLVPRLWNTKLKSVGLANAHFWTATLGILIYVVSMWISGISQGLMLKATTPDGALAYPSFVETLIAIRPLYITRALGGTLYLAGYLVMAYNLVATIRSGKAVDAQVTVVEEPAVPGPSWKELLGSRPIAIIFTGLFVLIGLGITDKVTNAIYVGAGLGVALLVGVTVLKSGGGDALGKSAWHRMLEGKPLIFVTFVLIAVLIGGVAELVPTLVLNHKLPEGTRPPAPYTALELQGRDLYIREGCYNCHSQMIRPLPGDTARYGEPSTIADSFYDHPFQWGSKRTGPDLARVGGKYPNLWHLEHLKDPRAITPGSNMPSFAWMVDKELDLTNTTKKLNAMRTLGVPYTSDQVSGGNVDLERQAKEITADLAKTGNDVKWNSEMVALIAYLQRLGKAPPVDDAAKVSLATPGGL
- a CDS encoding heavy metal translocating P-type ATPase metal-binding domain-containing protein, with the translated sequence MPASICLHCKSPIATPDAPAGYCCVGCATVAQLLKQEGLERYYAFQGGATDAVVLPARPRDLAWLEAPLAAARASAASGPVRLTLDVQGIRCSACVWLIEKLFKRLPGALDARVEPGVGRVHLTFEPATDVGAFVRELARFGYEAGPQLKDEADTSDATLTRLGICAALTLNTMVFSASFYFGLTPRDGLAFSLMRALTLLLSGAVVIVGGWEFFSRALRGLRRGLITFELPISMGMLLAYAGSLVMSSRQGDTFAYFDSVATFTTLMLVGRWLQRRVLVQNRRRLLADDGIAGLFARRLENGRVTTVPAARVERGDALLLPAGDLLVTAATLLDEKASFSFDWINGESVPRELAEGTRVPAGAFNASARALRLVAEEPFQGSALLPLLTAPEREGEPGSYGALLSWVGRAYVPAVLGLAATAFAIWIGHGLEPAVQSATAVLVVTCPCALGLAIPLAYQLAALRLRREGLFVVRESFLDRAARVRRVAFDKTGTLTLGTLRVANPSALQALTSDERAILYNLACRSAHPGSQCVVRALPADAQRFDPSLPIREVAGQGTELDGTLRARLGRSAGPRGDRVSFEVNGELRAELELEEQLRADAVAEVSRLQAAGVDVAILSGDAPERVARVARALGVPRDRAVGGLSPEGKAAWLREHHGDRDTLLVGDGINDALAIDQALCSGTPAIDRPTLAARADFYFLTPGLACIREALEVTQRLRRTTRTILVFALGYNALALGMSMLGRVSPLSAAVAMPASSLLILLYTLRASRVIRALASPSHPPAPAGISEAHA
- the ccoG gene encoding cytochrome c oxidase accessory protein CcoG: MNAPVRQLGSALTSQSLRPDGKRVKLHPAESAGRYTGLQRWLYPVLILVYAALPWIRFHGEPLVFVDIEHRHFFFFGLAFNSSDFYLAFFVVSGIGFALIVLSALVGRVWCGYACPQTVFLEGVARRIETLVEGRPGARVARERGPWTAGRAARFGLKHFLFVLSAFLIANIFISYFASLDQVLRMARRPPLENWGAFLWMAAITGIIYFDFAWFREQICVVICPYGRLQSVLADRDTLIVGYDGLRGEPRARRGTVGAGDCVDCKRCVQVCPTGIDIRNGLQLECVGCAHCVDACNEVMLKIGRPAGLIRYDSQAGLEHKPRRFLRPRLAGYAVAMVAGLVALTLAVSGRSAFGASLARAQRAPYERVGDLVVNRFLLHVSNKGDAPRTLHLEYVLPTGARVEGAMVDVPLQGFEQREIPFVVESLPGQQGARSLTVRATDGSGAHVESTVVLLGG